The nucleotide sequence CTTTGATACCAATTGATAAGGTCTCAATCAGAGTTTATAAAAATACTagactttaaatatttttcaacatatctttcatcaaaaaattataagtatttatACATGTCAATGGTCAAGATCCTAGAATAAAGAAGATACATTATACATGAATCGAATATTTAACCTAATCtactataaacaaaaacaaacaaacacaatcgaCTTAGTTAAAAAGACGTGAATTTGGCTTCTTAGCACATATGGGTTATTGAGATATTTATGACCCATCACtgacaaaaagaaattatagatttttaaCAACTTGATTGAAAACAAGAACTAGCTTTAAGCACAATATTAATGATTGGGTCTAGGAAGGGTACAAAAGAACCAGTTGAGTGACTCATAAGAAGAAGCAATGTTTCGAAActtgaaaattgaaataaaacaaCTTACCTCACTCTGTCACAACAAGCATGCCTTTATATTATAGGTAGAACATTTTCTGAAATACAGAATAATCATTGTCTGATTCTTCTAGTTAATGTTGTACTCTTacctttatttttatattgatGTGGTTATCATGTGCTTAGCTTCGAACGGGCCAAGTTGGGATACTCTGCTCGTGTCTGAAGAAGTTCTCTGGATCAACCTTTGTTTTAATCCTCACCAATCTGTTGAAATTGTCTTTAAAGTAATTAGCTCCCCATGGTTTAGCTTCTATGAAGTTAACCTTtgaattgtttttgttctgtCCCAGGTCTAGATCTCTGTAGTTCACATATGCTTGTCTTGGATTGCTTGAGACATAAGGTGTCATATAACTGTACATCTCTCTGATCCATTTGATTCGTCTGTTTGGTCTCTTCTCGCTGTCTGACCAGCTCCTGTAATATTGAATCATGAAGATGGTTCCTTTCCTATGCGGAAATGGGATCTCTGATTCAGGGATTTTATCCATCATTCCACCGTAGGGAGTCCAGATCACTAAGGCTGCGTCTTCTTCAAGCAACTTCTTCATCATGCCTTTGAGCCCTACAATAGGAATAGGTTCTTTAGCGAAATCTGATTTCGCTTTGAAGTAAACTTTTCCGATCGGTGACTTCGCTTGAAGCAAAATCTCAACAGGAGGAGGAGGGCTAGTTGGGAATCCAGAGTTGTAAATAATGGATTTTATCCAGCTCATTTCTATACAATCCATCTGAGTTAGCCCTAGTTCTGGAAAACCCTTCTTCATAACCTCAAGCAAGGTGCCTTTCTTGCCAAGAAACTGACCTATGTAGGCCATCGTCACAGTCTTGTTTCCATTGTTTCCAACTACGCTAAAGAACACTCGTAAGAAGAGCTCTTCCACAAGCTTGTCCGCAACTCGTTGCCACTTGGAAAGAATCTTGAAACTTGCATCTTGCT is from Camelina sativa cultivar DH55 chromosome 20, Cs, whole genome shotgun sequence and encodes:
- the LOC104771602 gene encoding berberine bridge enzyme-like 5, which produces MMGISKPLPKFSCISFFSLCISLYATITPTSSASVQDGFIECLQRNTNVGFPIERTFFTSERNASIFIEVFESRAQNQRFLTNSMPKPGFIFKPVHESHVQASIIYSKKLGIHFLVRSGGHDYEGVSYVSQIETPFILIDLSKLRQINVDIENNSAWVQSGATIGELYYRIAEKSKIHGFPAGVFPSLGIGGHITGGAYGSLMRKYGLAADNVLDAKIVDVNGKLLDRAAMGEDLFWSIRGGSGGSFGIILSWKIKLVPVPKTLTVFTVTKTLEQDASFKILSKWQRVADKLVEELFLRVFFSVVGNNGNKTVTMAYIGQFLGKKGTLLEVMKKGFPELGLTQMDCIEMSWIKSIIYNSGFPTSPPPPVEILLQAKSPIGKVYFKAKSDFAKEPIPIVGLKGMMKKLLEEDAALVIWTPYGGMMDKIPESEIPFPHRKGTIFMIQYYRSWSDSEKRPNRRIKWIREMYSYMTPYVSSNPRQAYVNYRDLDLGQNKNNSKVNFIEAKPWGANYFKDNFNRLVRIKTKVDPENFFRHEQSIPTWPVRS